The Corythoichthys intestinalis isolate RoL2023-P3 chromosome 1, ASM3026506v1, whole genome shotgun sequence genomic interval ttatAGCCTAGCCTTCCTTATGAGCATCACCTCAtagacacatacacacacaaacactccAAAATACTTCTCACTTGCATGTGGGCACAGCGCTTAGGGCACAAAAACACAAGCAAGGTAAAAACCACCCCAAAAATGCCAGTCTTGTCATCGGCCCTTTCCTCATCTTGTTCTCCAGTCGTGTCAGCCACTCActcaactctttggctgccactgacggcgatagacgtccaatctattggaACTGggggggctggcagcgaatgaacattcatttgcTGCTAACCCTCCCAACTTGAATAGATTGGAcgaaaaactaatttaaatctAGAGCAGAAggttgaaaagagccacatgattggacgtctatcgttgccAATAGCACTGAGGGAGTTGATTGCGGGGAGGAAGAGATGTAAGCTGCTGGAAATACTTTCAGGTCGTATCCTTCAGCCAGTCCTTTGTCCAACTGTTCTGCTCAAGTTGGCGCAGCCGAGAGGAAGTGGGTGTACTGAATTCTCTGCGCAGTCAGAGCAGCACAGCTCATCGGAAACTTGAAGGATACATCCTGAGTATTAAAAGACGGCTGTAGGAAAGGAGTTGGTGCAAGACTAAACTAAAGCCCCTCAATCTCAGCCCACCTCCCTTACCATCCAATGTccccccctccctccctccttcccTCCGTCTCTCCTTCAGGGTATCCGTTTTGACCCCGAAAGCCCTCAGACACTGCGCTTAGAGTTTGCTAAAGCCAACACGAAGATGGCAAAGAGTAAGCTGATGGCCACACCGAACCCCACAAATATCCACCCTGCTCTAGGAGCACACTTCATTGCACGGGACCCATGTAAGTTGTTCGGCTGCACCCCTCTAGGCTAGCATTCACTCTCACTTGGGCAGTGTTGTAATCAATCTCTAAATGAGAACTGAAACCAAATTGACAGGTTAACAATTTAAACAAATCTAACACCCTGCACATGCATGCATCTCAATTCTTCAGCTGCTTTGCTTTCTGAATGAAAATTAACTTCAACCAACATTCAACTTAATGGTTTTACACATGCTAGTGGACAGACATGTACATGTTGGTGATGGGTTTGATGAACTTGATCATTCAGTtgtccttggtcagctttgttCCAATGTGCAATGTTGTATCCACAGATGACCTGACGGGAGCAGCACTGATCCCAGCCTCCCCTGATGCGTGGACACCTTACCCACTGTACACAACAGAGCTGACCCCCGGCCTCCCTCATGCAGCTTTCACTTACCCGGCGGCGGCCGCTGCTGCAGCAGCCCTCCACGCCCAGGTGAGGGACCAACCGGTGTGTTTCTCTCTTCTATCTTGCATGTTTTGTTTGAAAACATTCACACCACGTACAGTAGATGTTAAGGCATTCATTTTCCAACACTACAATGTTACTGCAACTTCACTATGCTGCTGTTGGGGGTAGTACATGTTGGTCAGGGGACTTTTATTGGGCACTCAtttgtcattggctgccattgtcggCGGTGGAtgttcaatctattttgactggaagaggcTGGCAGCCCGCAGTCAATGACACTTCATAGTCCTCCTagtttgaatgaattggacatttGTCGTTGCCAGTGGACGGTATTgagaatttattttaaaacttgGTTTTGGATCAGTCTTCTCAAACTTGCTGaaagacaaaaataaatgtgttttttaaatggctTAATCATAAAGGATAAAACTGCAATTCtgttggagattttttttcatgccaTATCAACTTACGGACATTAGGAGCCATACATGGagtgtttttcattttggtgtttcattaaaattgtatttttaattctatttaccTGCAGTCCTTAAGATACAACGTATTCACTGCCCTATAAAGTGGTGAAGGTTGACTAACCCCAcaacccacaaaaaaaatcaagcagtGCAGcttcaaatattaaatgtacTTCTTGTATAGATTATCTGAAGAATCTGTATTCAGATAAATCATACTTTAGGTGGCATGTCCACTGTAGTTGGCTAATCACTATAGTGACTCATGAAACATAATGTACAGAGTCAGTTTGGGGGTCATTTCAAGTTCATTGTGCTAATTCCACTTCATAGTAAGAGCACAACAGCTACATCACGAAGCGCTATGACATAGGCCCTTCTGCTAGGCACTTGAGGCTGAGGAATGCTTGGTATTTGCGTGGAGAAAAAATACTCCTGACCTAATGTAGCCAAAATGTGTGTGTATGGGCAAAGGGGGGCTTTCTAATTGGAAACTGAGAGATTCCTGAAGTTGGAGTTTTCAGCAACTCCCAGCAGCGAGAGTTGTATCCAAACAAAGTTGCGATAATCTGATTTTAGAGTTGTCTGCCTGTGATGTTGCGGTATTTGCAAAGCAGAATTGTTCCCAATGAGTGGCTATGTGAAAGCTTAAAACTATAAAAGAAAATGTATGGACAAAACCCTTAGATTTGAAGTGTTGAAACACCTCATTGTGGTCATgactgtttgtgtttctttagaTGCGCTGGTACCCTACTCCTTCTGAGACTTCCCAGCCTGGATGGAAATCCCGGCAGTTTTGTTAGATATTTAGTGAGTAACCTTTAGTCCAACAGTGTTGACATTTCACAATTCACGTTTCTGACTGCAGACTTGATGTCATGCAAACCTGTCCAACAATAACAAAGTAATTAAATGTTAATTATTCGTGTTAAAAACTCTTAAGTCTAAAAAGGATGGgtcaaaagttgcttcagttttgggttattctttatttaaccCATTTTACACACCACCACTTATTGAGTGTATAATTTGTTCTAAATGATTCTTGCGTGTGTTGGCTATTTTTCCCCACTATTCTCACATGAAGCCACTGCTCCAAATCCATCCGGTCTAAGTTGTAAACAAACGGAAGGCCCCCCCCCACACCCCTAATGTATACTGCACCAATTGTTTGCCAAAGGAAtaatgtgggttttttttttgtttgtttgttttttgtttgttttttttgcaggtgCCTGGAAACCACACCTTTGTTCAGTTGAAGTGAGGTTTGCCAAGCTCATTAATTTAAGGAGGTTTATTTAATGGACAGATGTGCATTAGAAACAGTATTTATATTTCCAATTTCTGTTGGGGCAGTCAGAGTAGAAAAACCATCTTGCTGTTGACAATCTTCACGTGCCCCTTTTTGTGGTACAGCTTAACACTTACTATAGAAGCGTTCGCAAGCTAGTCAAAGCTCCACGGATGATGGTTGCTGCGGAAAATTAACACCTTGAAGATAGTCCCTTTGTGGCTTACCACTGGCCTCAGATGGGTTAGAAGTGTCAAATCATTGCATGTTCAAGTCTTTTTGGCATGAATTTATAAGAATTCTTTGTATCctaattttcttttgtgtttgtgttgcCTCGTTACATTAGTCTGGACAGCAAAATGTTTTGGTTTCCtgtagctctttggtcttaccTCTGACAAAGTTCTGCTGTTGTTCATTTGCTTATCTCGCATGAACCTTGTGACGGCATCCCCATGATCATATTGGTGTCATTTGACCAGAATAAAGTACAAgtatttttgtactttttgtGTAATGTGTATATTTATGCATTTTTGTGAAACTAAATGAACATGTATAGGTTGAATGTTTAGTCGTCTCTTGGTTTTGGTGTTAGTTTTATTTTCCTATAATCCTGTTAAAATAGTTTTAGAGGAAAGTGCAATTTGTTTCTATGGGGAAGGGGGTGTCTGTCCAAAAATCAAAAGTATTCTGAACAGGGCGGGTGCCAGTCTGCTAAAAGAATGCTGTGAAACGATCTATCAGAATGTGAAACTCGACTGCAAACTTTTTGGGGggccattttgaaatgactattgGAGGGAAGGAATTTTGTTTGTGGCTTAGAAAcatgtttgtctctgtatctgcTGTGCATAAGATGTAAAGAATAAAAAGTGAATGAATTTTAGTGCTCATTATTTCTGACACCAAGCTGAATAAGTGTTTTAAGTttaacatttttctaaatccTTGACCACTTAAAGATGGACTGCTATACAAGCAGCAGATGTTCGTATCAATAATGGATCCCAACTATTCATTTGTAATGCACCGATGCATTAGTGTCTCATTTTATCTGCATGTGTTGGGTCGACCCAAGCTGGTAAAACTCTGCTCAACAGACCGTGATGACTCCTCCAGGGACTCCGAGGACTGGTCTCGATGTGGCAGCTGTCTAATTGCGCTGCTTAACTATAAACATTTCCTTACTATGCCATTCCAACTCAGACGGGACTGCCCATTGACTAGGCCTCCACTTGTGTTAACATTAACCTGCTTTGTTGCATTTTATGCTGTATTTACAGAATGGGCTGCATTTATACTGATCTGTATGCAGATTAGTCAAGATGTCAATTTGTATACGGTATGTTTTGAAATCTCTTTCAAATGTCATTTCTTATCACCATCCTGTTCACatttgctctgttgatttggagtggGGTATTAATAAAACTAAGAAACGGCAGACGTGGCACAGCTTTTAACTTTCACCAATAAAactatttttctaaatattaaaCCAAGTGCGCATTGTGGGAGGCAGGTTGGTTACCTTGTGAGTGTAGTACTTAAACCTCAACAGGCTCcagaaaaatacacaagaaAACTAAGCAAAGGCCTGGTATCATACTTAAAGCCTTGTCTTGCAGTCCGTCCTTGATATTAAAGGCAAACTAAACAGACTGACATGGCATGGCAGCATATATGCACTCAATTTCCCTTTATCCTGTCCCTTGTGAAAATCTAAAGGTATATGGTTCATTTAACTTGAGTTTGATACATATCTGGATTGACAGGAAATCAATACTGTGAATGTGTTCAGCTGGAAGGCAGTTTTGTTTTTCAACATCAGATATGGCCGAACAGTATATGCTGTATTTAAACCGCAGTATGGAGAAATGGCTGAATGCATGTAAACAGTAACCACGTCGGTTTGCGTCAGACTTGTGTGGTAATATTTACATATTTTGCTCTTAGGTAAATATTACAAAATGCAATCATTATGTAGTCTGAAATATTAAAAGAAAATCGGGCACTTTGAACAGATATTGCACTGACGTGACAGCACAATTTAAGAAAATTGAAATTCTTGCACTACCGTAGTGGTTTTCTTGCAGGAGGCTGATGCCACCATCTGGTTAAATGTGTGCATGACCATCAACACAATTTTTGAAGGAACTCGCCTGACCTCTGCTGTACATAGAAGGAAAGGAGAATGTCTGTGCTTGAACCCGGGAATCGAAAAATGGATAAATAAAATGACTTTAACAACGCTGTGTTATAAGTTCAAACTGAATTCCAAAAAGGTAATATAATACCACTGTACAAATTGTGAATAAAAATGATGTGGAAAggccaaatttttacattttgctCAGAATAGAACAGGTCAAAAGAAACtgaaaaatatcattttaaggggaaaatatgTTTATTTAAAATTCTAGGCGGCTGAAAGCTCTGGACCCCATGGTGGTCAGCAGGCAGGTGACAGAGAAAACACCTGCGCTTCCGGGTCCTATTTCAAAAACGCTTCTTCTTCGCACTGTAGAGTTTCAACTGGCAACGGCGGATGGCACGGTGGATCATTATGCTCAACGACAGTTGTTTCTGGAAGTATTGTTGAGCCCATTCTATGATTTTACTGTGGCATTTCTGTTTGTGGTACAGAGCCGTTTAGAGGCCCGAGTAGTAAAGCAGACAGAGTAAGCAGTAAAGTTTTTTAGATGTGACCCTTGCGCACAAAGATTGAGCCACATTATCTGAATCTTGCATTGTAGATGATGAGAACTtccttcaaacaaaatttttacgGGAAACACATTTTTAATATCGTTCCACTATTGTTCTTAATGAGCCTCTCCATCTTGGCTTCTGAGAGATTCTCTAAGAAGCTCTTTATATACTCATGATGCCAAATGACCTTATTAGATGTAATTGCGTCTTTTGGGTGTCCGCTATATGTGCAATTGACTTTTCCAACCTCTTATTTCAAGCTGTCACAATTTTTCTGAGATTTGGAAATGATGCCATGAAATTTGAAAACAACATATGTGAGGTGGGGCAGAGCgacttgcttatttaaatttggcacCCTGAAGCGATTGTTGCTCTGAGGAGggtagggatggacttatttgagaggtTGGGGCctaaagtttggttcttaacgtgcgttattttatgtttacttttCAAGAACCCAagtgagcatcatggagtggaCGAAGTTGGAACGCGCTTACGCTGCTGAGGCATTTCTTTCAAGCGGTCACCCAATCGTCGCAACGCAACATGCATTCCGTAGACATTTCAATATTGCCTCCCATGGTCGTGTTCCTGGCCGGCAGTCGATTGTTTCATGGGTAAACAACTTCAGGGAAACGGGTGAtgtcaagaaaaagaaacctggCCTCCCACGAACAGCAAGGTCACCTTAAAACATTGACACGGTGAGACGATCTGTTTTGAGATTTCCCCGACGGTCTGCCCGCAAACACGCATCTGCTCTTGGGTTATCTGCTCGTTCTGTGAGGCGAATCCTCTATGAAGGATTAAAATCCCATCCCTACAAATTATCTATGGTGCAAGAACCTAATCCACGCGATTTTATTGCTCATGAAAATGCATGTGAGGCGCTTTTGGGCTTGCCTGACGAcacttattttcttcagcgatgaGGCTGAATTCCATCTTTCGGGATCTGTAAATAAGCAAAACATGCGCTACTGGAATCCTGAAAACCCCAGAGGACTTCATCAAAGTCCTCTACAAGCACTACGTGTAACTGTTTGGTGTGCACTTTTGCGAGTTGGCATAATAGCGGACCGCGCGCAacatgtcacttttgctcattaatattcatgaccttagcaactgttgctaggcgggtcaagctcACGTTTTCCCTcatgctaaatgcatgtaaatagtgtacgaactggatgtttacagagctaaacctaccaattctgtccgaaaatgatgtccctgttgCCAAATTCACagttaaagatgtggaagaacacacAAATATTcaattaaagagatggcttgagtgctgagggctgaaaaagacgggaaaaggagcagacctgatccagaggtagcttttttttttttttaacctttttcttgtgtgcattgccttacgccactgacaatgacattcttcaTTTTCAactatctatcctttaccactatGTATGTGCTCTCTCTTTCCTATATACTATATCTTTGGttttcttacgtctctgactgttcttgtAATTTACttcgctatttttgtgtagcgattgcaaatgctactcagtggcagacaatgaacacgtttctttttttcgttaataacaaatcttaattatattaatttatttacacttcccccttagtaaggttgtttctttacagcAGAAATGTTAAAGCTGTTAAATATAGAGCCTACCTGTAGGCATTAACAGTCTTACTACAAAAAGACCAAggccaaacatggctaatttatttaaatatctgtATTTTAGAACAATAGGCCTCCATGACTgttgtgatatatatatatatatattttcaggtcattcattgtcagacagaagcagcacggcaaaacaccaggctaaaaaataagtaaaaatatcaaaatggcttacctcttcggggcaggctgtggcaggcaatggatcagccCCAACAAAATGCTTGCTGCATATGAAGGTAAATggtttcaccttgctggcgttaaactggtctttaggACGTccacacaagttgatccattgttcacattttttccctccgTGTTTTTGGCTTCggcaaacgtatgaagaaaacatctttcATCTGTGGACGGAAATAATGTCTAGAataatttgtacaagttccatagcagtagtgtttactcggcatgttctttttttgaaagattaccggcagaaaacaagcagtacttgcatgggttgtatgcgagcgcgcttctatgttgacccacttccggttTACAAccatgacgtcacgcagccttgccgTTTAAAAATAGCATCGTGTGCTACGCTAGTGGCCCatggatttttgaagaaaaacGAACAGGCAGTATCAGTGACATCTGACCGTTATGTCAATATGATCAATGAGTGTTTCCTGCCAACACTGAACAAGATGTGTGTGGAACGGGGGGCAATATTGAAATGTCTACTGAATGCACGTTGCGTTGCGACGAATGAGTGACCGCTTGAAACAAATGCCTCAACAGCAAAAGCGTGTTCCAACTTCGtccactccatgatgctcactggGGTTTGAGAAAAATAGACACAAAATAACTAACGAACATTAAAAACCAAACTTTAAACCCCATgctctcaaataagtccatccctaccatcctcagCGCAACCATCGCTTCAGGGCGGCAAATTTAAAcaagcaagttgctctgccccacccaGTATATTTTCCGGGTGATTCAAtatgaatgtgccaaaatcatcatgtgataaataaagttttaccggttgatatcttttggtgtaaatatctcataatacagtgaggacagctgcgtctcatagtccagtgcggctaatctatgaacaaatgccgttttcgtgtcaaatttggtgggtggtggcttataatcaggtgcgccttatagtgcgaaaaatacggtaacttcaaattttcaaatcaaGTGCTCAAAGGTGGCCATCACCGGCACTTGAAATACATGAAATAATACTTGAAGTTATGTTCAACACATGTGCCTATACCAGggttttgtaatgtttttcattttaacaTATCGCGTGATGATTGAGGCACATgctttttgaatcaccctgtataCATACCTCTGAAACTGTATATTTTAGCAGTTTAAACCTTTGCTCTGTCATCTATGTTCTATTTTGAATATAATATTGAAATTTGGCACTTCTACATCATTGAATTCAGGTTTTGTTTCCGTTAATGAATATTTTTATGGGCAGAGCCATGACTAATCTGCAAAGAGAGTATTAATTCATCAATGGTAATGCGCCAGTCCGCAAGTATCATTTGTTGATCTTGCACAATCTTGTTGTCTGTGATTGAGGTTGATGGATTCCTTCTGCTTGTGTCACACTTATCCGGCCCCTTAAGATATTGTTAATCCATTCATGCTGTTAGGGCTCCTGCTCCTCCCTCCTGAGCCCTGGCTCCTGCAGGTGtgcctgtttttattttgattacAGATTGCACGAGACGGGgtgagcggccacaggtgatgGTGATGATAATCAGCCCTCTTTAAAAGCAGTGGACGccgccacctcgtcgcccgatcaacgtgTCTGTTTGCTaagtcagttgtatctcgcattctttacttatttctctgatcaccggctcacgacattttttgctcttgtcccaggtcctgttttttgcgcgccccttgtcggatttcacgcctgcctccttcccgaGCTTCATCGCCTCACGCCCACTCGACTACCCCGAACAGGAAGTTCCACTGCTTTTGTGTTGGACAcaataaagcatttttattcattGCCACACCGTGCCTGTGTCTGCATAAAGATCCCCTCTATTCCGAGAATCCTAACAGTTTGATCGGGCCACGATGGATCTCGCAGACAATCCTTCCGGCTCTCCCAGGTCACTCCGGGACCAACACCAAGCCATTGACTTCCTCTTCCATAAGGTAACGGCCATTTCCCACTCACTCCGGGCCATACAAGCACAACTAGCCCCGTCACCTCTTCGccacgccgccgcctcgccaagCCGCGTTCCAGCAAGTAACCCGGCGTCATTTGCTACGGGCCGAGAGCCTCACGTCCCCGCTCCGGCGCCGTACAATGGCAACCTCGGCACTTGTCGCGCCTTTCTGTTGCAATGTAGCCTAGTTTTCGAGCTACAGCCACACACATACCACGAAGATAGAGCGAAAATTGCCTACCTTATTAGCTGCCTAAGCGGGGTTGCTCTCGATTGGGCGTCATCAGTCTGGGAGCAGGGATCCCCCGTGTGTCGCTCGTATGCGTCCTTCACCGAGGAAATGCGCAAAATATTTGACCACCCAGTCCGCGGCAAAGAGGCAGCCAAACGGCTCATGTCGGCTCGCCAAGGGTCTCGGAGCGTCGCCGAATTCTCAGTGGAGTTCCGGACGTTGGCCGCTGAGAGTCGTTTTAACGACGCGGCCCTACAAGAGGTATTCCTCCGCGCATTGAACGAGCCTCTCAAGGACGAATTGGCCACCCGGGACGAGCCAGATTCCCTGGACAATCTCGTCAGCCTTTCTATCAAAATTGACAATCGCCTGCGTGAACGCCAGAGACAACGCAGGGTGCGGCCGGACGCCCCGCATTTGCCCCTCAGTCTTCCCGCGACCATCCCCGCTTCCTGTCCTGGCCACTGACACGGCGCCAACGACATCACCCCCTGCTGAAAGGACCGCGCCAATGCAGTTTGGCCACACCAGGCTGTCGCAGGAGGAGCGTGCACGCAGGTATCTTGCACAATTATGTATTTACTGTGGTCAAGGTGGGCACTTTATTCGCAGCTGCCCGCTGCGTCTGGGCTCACCCAAAAAGGGGGACTACTCGTGAGCCACATGTCCAATCATTCCTCAAGCCGGCTCCAGCTCACAGCCACACTCACCTGGAAGGACCAGTCCCACACAGTGACCGCCCTTGTGGATTGTGGTTCTGACGAGAACTTCATGGATCGTGGCCTCGTGGAGCAGTTGGGGCTGGTTACGCATCCGCTTCCTGCCCCGTTAAAAACCACAGCACTCGATGGGCGTCTCCTTTTTAGTGTGAGTCATAAAACAGAAGCCTTCGACGTCATCTTGTCCGGAAACCACAGAGAGGTGAGCTCCTTTCTAGTTTTCCATAGTCCCGGCACACCGTTGGTCCTCGGCCTGCCATGGCTAAAAACACACAACCCTGCCATAGACTGGACACACCCCAAGCTAACTGCGTGGAGTGACTTCtgccatgctaactgtttgaaaTCCACTTTAGTGCCTGCTCGTCCTGTCCAGAGCATGGGACAACCGGACCTGTCCGCGGTACCAAAATGCTACCACGACCTGGGGCAGGTGTTCGATGAAGACCGCGCAGCATCGCTCCCCCCGCACCGTCCTTATGATTGTGCTATCGACCTCCTTCCTGGTGCAGCTCTTCCCAAAGGTCGCCTCTTTAACATCTCGCAACCAGAAAGGGAGGCGatgaaaaaatacattagaGTCCTTAGCAACTGGTGCCATTCGCCCGTCGTCTTCCCCTGTAGGTGCGGGATTCTTTTTCATAGGCAAGAAAGACGGCGGCCTGAGACCCTGCATAGACTTCCGAGGCCTGAACGAGATAACAGTAAAAAACAAGTACCCTCTTCCCCTTCTTGATTCTGCGTTCACCCCCCTCCAAGGTGCTGCTATTTTCACGAAACTCGACCTACGTAGCGCCTACCACCTTGTCCGTATTAGGCAGGGCGACGAGTGGAAGACCGCCTTTAATACACCCATGGGCCATTATGAGTACTTAGTAATGCCATGATGAGACATGATTAACAAATTTGTGGTGGTCTACTTGGATGACATCCTTGTGTTCTCCCGCACACCTCAAGAGCACGAGAACCACGTCCGTCAAGTGCTCCAGCGGCTCCTTGAGAACCGACTGTACGTCAAGGCAGAAAAGTGCGAGTTTCATGTCCCGGAGACCACGTTTCTCGGCTACGTCGTAGGGCAGGGGGAGCTACGCATGGACCCGGCAAAAGTCACTGCAGTTCTGAACTGGCCTCGCCCCTCTGACCGAAAGCAGCTACAGCGGTTTCTCGGTTTTGCCAATTTTTACCGTCGCTTTATCCATAATTACAGCCGGATCGCGGCTCCACTCACGGCCCTCACTTCCACTGCCAAGCCGTTTCTTTGGTCCAAGACTGCAGACTCCGCCTTCAGCGACCTCAAGAGCCGTTTCACCTCTGCCCCGGTGCTAGCTCATCCCAACCAGTCGCTGCAGTTCATGGTGGAGGTCGACGCCTCGGAGATAGGCGTGGGTGCTGTGCTATCCCAACGCCAGCCCGCCGACGGCAAGATACatccatgtgcctttttctcCCGCAGGCTCTCTCCCGCTGAACGCAATTATAGCATCGGGGACAGGGAACTGGCCTTGGAAGAATGGCGCCACCTCCTGAAAGGGGCATCCCAGCCCTTTGTCGTGCTCACCGACCACAAAAACCTGGAGTACTTCAAGTCCGCCCGGAGACTGAATCCACGACAAGCCAGGTgggccatgtttttctgccgcTTTGACTTCACCCTTTCATACATTCCAGGTTCCAAAAACGCCAAACCAGACGCCCTGTCACGCCAGTTCCAGACCACCGAACCCAAGGAGGAACCTGCCCCCATTCTTCCACCAACCTGCTTCCTCGCCTCAATGGAGTGGGAGATTGAGCGGAAGGTGAAGGACTCCCATGGTGAGCACCCAGACCCCCGAACTGGCCCGCAACCTGACCTGTTTGTGCCCCAAGCTCTCCGTTCccaggtgctggagtgggcTCACTCCTCCCGGCTGTTCTGCCACCCCGGCATACGTAGAACGATGGCTGTGCTGCGCCAGCGGTTCTGGTGGCCGTCAATGTCGGAGGACACCAGATCCTTTGTTTTGGCATGTACAGTCTGCGCCCGCAGCAAAACTACCACCAAGCCCAGCTCTGGACTTCTCCGCCCGTTAACCATTCCGAGCCGCCCTTGGTCTCATATAGCGCTAGATTTCGTCACTGGTCTGCCTCCTTCCAAGGGTCACACAGTCATACTCACCGTCGTGGACAGGTTCTCCAAAGCCGCCCATTTCATCCCCCTTCGCAAGCTCCCGTCAGCCACAGAAACCACAACCCTGCTCACTGACCATGTATTCCGTTTGCACGGCATTCCGGCAGATATAGTCTCTGACCGCGGACCACAATTCACCTCACAAGTTTGGAAGGCTTTCTGTGCGGCCCTGGGCGTGAGCGTGAGCCTCTCCTCGGGTTACCACCCACAGACCAATGGCCAGTGCGAACGGACTAACCAACAGCTCGAAGCGGCCCTCCGTTGCACTACTCAGGCTCACCCCAGCACCTGGAGCGATCAACTGCCCTGGGTCGAATACGCGCACAACTCCCTGCCAAATGCCTCCTCGGGTATGTCACCATTCTTGTGTTCCTTGGGTTACCAACCCCCGTTGTTCCCCTCACAGGAACGTGACCTCGCCGTCCCATCGGTCCAAGGACACATAGATCGTTGTTCCAGGGTCTGGGAGCAAGCGCGCGCTGCACTCCTCCGCGCCTCTGAGAAATCCCGTGCCCAGGCTGACCGTCGCCGCACACCTACACCCAGCTACGCCGTCGGCCAAAAAGTGTGGCTGTCTTCAAAGTCCCTGCC includes:
- the rbpms2a gene encoding RNA-binding protein, mRNA-processing factor 2a isoform X3, which translates into the protein MSLKTETEPNNNVSMEEEVRTLFVSGLPVDIKPRELYLLFRPFKGYEGSLIKLTSKQPVGFVTFDSRSGAEAAKNALNGIRFDPESPQTLRLEFAKANTKMAKSKLMATPNPTNIHPALGAHFIARDPYDLTGAALIPASPDAWTPYPLYTTELTPGLPHAAFTYPAAAAAAAALHAQVPGNHTFVQLK
- the rbpms2a gene encoding RNA-binding protein, mRNA-processing factor 2a isoform X1 — encoded protein: MSLKTETEPNNNVSMEEEVRTLFVSGLPVDIKPRELYLLFRPFKGYEGSLIKLTSKQPVGFVTFDSRSGAEAAKNALNGIRFDPESPQTLRLEFAKANTKMAKSKLMATPNPTNIHPALGAHFIARDPYDLTGAALIPASPDAWTPYPLYTTELTPGLPHAAFTYPAAAAAAAALHAQVRDQPMRWYPTPSETSQPGWKSRQFC
- the rbpms2a gene encoding RNA-binding protein, mRNA-processing factor 2a isoform X2, giving the protein MSLKTETEPNNNVSMEEEVRTLFVSGLPVDIKPRELYLLFRPFKGYEGSLIKLTSKQPVGFVTFDSRSGAEAAKNALNGIRFDPESPQTLRLEFAKANTKMAKSKLMATPNPTNIHPALGAHFIARDPYDLTGAALIPASPDAWTPYPLYTTELTPGLPHAAFTYPAAAAAAAALHAQMRWYPTPSETSQPGWKSRQFC